Below is a genomic region from Xanthocytophaga agilis.
TCTTCTTCTGTAACACCATCAATAATAGAATAAGCATGGTCATTTAATGACAGTACGAGTTCCTGAATAAGTCCTCCATATTCAGGAAGTACAGCAATGGTTTCATTTGTTTGCTCATTCTTTAACAAATATCGCGTATATCCGGCAAAAGTATCCGTATGAATCGAAAACACTGATCTAGAATTTAATGTCAAAAAATTAGTGCACTCACAGATTTATTTTCTAGTGCAAAAGACAATAGAGCTTAGAGCCAAATTATTTATTTTTTAGCCATAATCTGCTTACTCAGAAGCCATATATAGGTGCTGTTTGTGACAAAGTAGCGTTTAAACATTCGTTTGGGTTCCTGGGCTAGTCTGTATAACCATTCAAGTGCTAGTTTTTGCATCCAGAAAGGAGCCCGTTTTCTTACCCCTGCATATACATCAAACGCGCCTCCTACACCCAGCAATACGGCATTGATCTTCTTATAGTTTTGAGACATCCAGGTCTCCTGTTTAGGACAACCTAGGGCTACCATAACCAGATTGGCACCAGAATCGTTAATCATTTGTGCATATTTCTCATTATTAGCTGCATTAAGAGATCCGAAAGGAGGGGAGAACATGCCCGCAATACGTAAATTGGGGTGATCTTTCTCGATTCGTTTTCTCATCGCGTCCAATGTTTCATTGGTTGTTCCAAAAAAATAAATAGACAATCCTTCTTTTTCACAATCAGCAATCAAAGAGGGTAACATGTCCATACCTGCTACTCTTTCCTGAGACACACCATATAATGATTTGAATGCTTTAGCCAGAGGTACTCCATCAGGAGCCACAATGTTTGCATTATTTACTATCTCTGCAAACGCAGGTGACCAATGCCCTTCAATGGTCATATGCACATTGGCATAGCATACATAGGAAGGTGTATGACTGCTTCCCAGGTCCAGAATTTCCCGGGTTGTTTCATCATAAGATAATTGGCTTACATCCAAGCTTATGATTCTTTTGCGATTGGCAGAAACGGTAACAGATGTGGTCATAGCTACTGAAGTATGGAATAATGTACGGTAAATTAAAGCAGACGTTCAATTTTTAATATACAGGCTCAGAAATAGATCAATACACGTTTTTACAATTAAAAATATAGTATTTTGCCAGAAAATCTATATTTCCATCTGAAAGGTTATACATGTTCTTCGTTCTATCCAAAAGTTTATTTTATATTTTAATGCCCATCACCTGGATTGTAGGTTTATTTCTCTACAGTTTTTGGACAAAGGTACCTCGACTAAAAAATCGAGCCATAAAAATAGCGTTTATTTTATTAATCCTATTTACCAACAATCTGATCGTTAATGAAGCTATACGTGCCTGGGAAATTTCTGTTACACCAATAGCAGATTTGGCACCTCATGATGTAGCTGTTGTTCTTACAGGCGTAACTGATACAGAGCGTGAGCCTCAGGATCGGGTCTATTTTGCCAAAGGAGCAGATCGTATTTTGCATCCTTTGCAATTGTACAAGATCGGAAAAATAAAATATTTCCTTATTAGTGGAGGCTCTGGTCAATTGGTAAACCGGAACAAGAATGAAAGTGAAGCAGAAGAATTGGCTTCCATACTAAAATTAGCCGGTGTGCCAGACAGCGTTGTTGTACTTGAAAATAAATCTCGTAATACACATGAAAATGCATTGTTTTCTGCAAAAGTGCTGGAAAAACGGTTCCCTGGTAAATCATATTTACTGGTAACTTCCGCTTTTCATATGAGACGTGCTAAGGGTTGTTTTGAGAAAGCCAATGTTCCTGTAACTGTATTTACTACTGACTTTTATAGCTCAGGACGTAAGTGGACTCCTGATTATTGGTTATTGCCTTCTGAAAGTGCTTTGGGAAAATGGTCAACGCTGTGGCATGAATGGATTGGATATATAAGTTATTGGGGAGCTGGTTATCTTTAACCATTGTAATGAGTAAAAAACGCTTATCAGAGTTCTGATACGTTTGGAGAGTAATCAGAGCTCTGATAAATTCTGTAACACCATCAGATTTCTTGTAGTTTGAGAAACTGTTCAGAGTTTTGATTGTCTTTTGTTTGATTGCATTGATGTAGTGCGCGTGTTTTGAGGATAAGTATCAGAAATCTGGCCAATAGATTAAAATAATATTTTATGCACGATTTTAGTAATCAGGTTGCCATTGTTACTGGAGCAGGAGTAGGTATTGGATTCGAAATAGCCCGACAACTAGCCTCTAACGGCGCAAAAGTTATTTTAAATGATATTGATGAGCATCTATGTATAAAAGCATCAGATGCTATTCAGGATACTGGAGGGATTTGTAAGCCATGTGGCGGTGATTCGAGTCAACTGGAAACAATTGAACGACTGGTACAAATAGCTAGTAAAGAATTTGGTCAATTAAATATTCTGATAGCCAATGCAGGTATTACCACCTTTGGGGACTTCCTGGAATATCAACCGAGTTCTTTGAAACGATTACTGGAAGTAAATTTATTTGGAACATTTTTTCTGACTCAGAAGGCAACTACTCAAATGATAGCTCAAGGCATGGGTGGACGTATTTTACTAATGTCCTCTGTTACGGCTCATCAGTCACACAAAAATCTGGCAGCTTATGGAATGACCAAGGCGGGGATAGAGATGCTAGCCAAAAATCTGGTTGTGGATCTTTCTCCACATCAGATTACCATCAATTGTATCGCACCAGGCGCCACCCTCACTGAACGCACACTGGAAGACAAAGAATATATAAATACATGGTCTCGCATTACACCTATGGGGCGACCGGGAACTGTACAGGATATAGCTGAGGCGGCTTTATTTTTGACTTCGTCTACTGCTGGACAAATTACAGGCCAGTGTCTTGTAATCGATGGTGGATGGTCTGCTCTAAGTCCTTCTCCTTATGAATAAAAAACAGAAACTGCATTTTTCGAAAAGATGCTGGTAAGTAGAAATATTGTGATCCTTTCTGAGGTTACCTTTCTATTGCCTCTGTATTAAAATCGTATTTCGCGATATACATGTTTTTCATCTGCATAGTACTAAATGGTATTATGTAAGTGTTTGAGTTTTAATTAACTTTTATTCACTACCTATGAAACAATCACTGTATTTCGCTTATTTAACTATCTTTCTTTCTGTTGGGTTTACCGCCTGTTCCTCTAAAAAAGAAAGAGATGATTCTTATGTCTCAGAATCCGCTGCTATGACAGATACCGTAGCTGTAGCTGCAAATGCATCTCCTCAACCAGAAGGAAATGCAAACTTTACACTTGATAGCAAAAATAATCTGGAAAAAACGGGACGAAAATTTATTCGTACTGCAGATGTAAAGTGTAAAGTGAAAAATGTTAGAAGTGCGACAAATCAGATAGAAGATCTGACTGCCAAATTCGACGGCTTCATTACCAATTCTAATCTCCAGTCGTCTGTTGATCGAACTGAGTCAGTTCCTGTCAGCTCTGATTCTACTCTAGAAGTAAAGACCTATACCGTTACCAATGATATAACTTTGCGTATACCTAATGCCAAGCTTGATAGCTTGATGCGTAGTTTGAATAGCTTGGTCGATTTTCTGGATTATAGAATAGTGAAAGCAGAAGATGCAGGATTTGATTTATTATCCAATCAGTTGCAACAGAAACGCTTGGAAAGTTATGAAAATCGGATGACTCAGAATATCGATAAACGAGGAAAAAAACTGGGTGAAAGTACGACGGCTGAGGAAGACCTGTTAGATAGGCAAAATCGACTCGATCAGTCAAGAGTTCATACTTTGGGCTTGGAGGATCAGATTGCGTATAGTACTGTTCATTTACAAATCTATCAGCGGGAGACTGTTTTTAGAGAAATTATTGTGAACCCTAACAATATAGAAAGCTATAAACCTGGTTTATTTGTCCGGCTCAAAGAATCTTTAGTCGATGGATGGTATATCTTCGAAGAGATAGTAATTTTCTTCTCCCGATTATGGTTTCTATTTGTGATAGGTGGGATAGCCTGGATACTATATCGTCGATATGGTAAAAAGAGCAGAGCGACTATAGCCGCACTGGAAAAATCCTGATACAAAACCTTCTCAAATAAAAAGAGCCATCCTATCATAGGATGGCTCTTTTTATTTGAGAAGGTTTATACATTAGGCAAAGTCAAATTTCTGTGCATTAAGCATTGAAACGGCTTTAGCTTCCAGTTCACTGTGACCCATCAGGTATTCGTCCACTGCACGAGCAGCCTCACGGCCTTCAGAGATTGCCCAAACTACCAGACTCTGTCCACGACGCATATCGCCAGCTGCAAAGACTTTTGCATTATTGGTTTGATAGTTCTGTGCTTTCACATTGCCTCTTTCATCGTATTCAACACCCAGTTCATTTAACATACCTTCTTGTTGTGGATGTAAAAAGCCCATGGCAAGCAATGCCAGTTCACAAGGAATCTCACGTTCACTACCTGCTACTTCAACAAATATAGAACGACCGTTTTCTACTTTCCACTCAAGATCTACTAGTTTGATTGCTTTCAGATTGCCATTCTCATCACCTACAAATTCTTTTGTCTGAATAGCCCAGTGCCGGTTACAACCTTCTTCATGTGAAGTAGAAGTACGCAACATCATTGGCCAGTGTGGCCAAGGTGTGCTTTCTGCCCGTTCTTTGGGAGGCATTGGCATCAATTCGATTTGTGTAACAGAGTTAGCTCCATGTCTGTTGGATGTACCTACACAGTCAGAACCTGTATCCCCACCACCAATTACAATTACATTTTTACCAGTTGCTAACAGTTCACCATTTTCGTAGTTAACACCCCGATGATCTACAGTTACCGGACGATTAGCTACTCGTTTGTTTTGCTGGCTAAGGAATTCCATTGCCGGATAAATACCTTTCAGATTACGTCCGGGAATTGGAAGATCTCTGGCTACAGTAGATCCACCAGAAAGCACTACTGCGTCAAACTCTTCCAATAAAGCTTTTGTACGTACGTTTACGCCTACATTGGCATTGGTTTTAAAAGTGATTCCTTCTGCCTCCATTACTTCCACACGGCGATCAATCACTTTTTTATCTAATTTAAAATCAGGGATACCGTATCGTAATAAGCCTCCTACTGCATCTGCTCTTTCAAATACAGTGACCAGATGACCTGCTTTATTGAGTTGGGCTGCTGCTGCCAAACCTGCAGGGCCAGAACCTATAACGGCTACTTTTTTGCCTGTGCGGAATTTAGGAAGATTTGGCTGAACATATCCTTTTTCAAACGCAGTCTCAATAATATAACGTTCGATCGCTTCAATTGTAACAGGAGGTTTATTAATACCTAATACACAGGATGATTCACAAGGTGCAGGGCAAATACGTCCTGTAAATTCAGGGAAATTATTGGTTGATGCCAGGATTTCATAAGCTAGAGCCCAATCTTGTGCATATACGGCATCATTAAATTCGGGAATAATATTTCCTAGCGGACATCCATTATGACAAAATGGAACTCCGCAATTCATACAACGGGCAGCCTGTTTTTCGGCTAATTCAGTAGAAAACGTTTTTTCAATTTCATTATAATCTTTTACACGCTCTTCTTTCTTGCGTTTTTCTGGCAGCTCTCTTGTAAACTCCAGGAATCCGGTCGGTTTTCCCATATCTATCGCTTATCTGTGTGAATAAATGACTGATTAATAGAATTATTGAATGTTTGGGGTATATCTGTCTTTACAACATATTGTTATAAAGACAGATAGTTGATTCTGGTAAACTATCAGACTTTTGCCAAAAAGTTTCCGTATACGATTTCCTTGTTCTGGATCTGTTCGGAAAGGCTGATATTTTTCTTTTCCAGTGCTTTTTTGAAGTCAGCAGGCATTACTTTTACAAACTGCTTGATAACATCATTCCAGCTTGTCAATACATCTTTGGCAACTTCTGATTTGGTAAATGTTGCATGATTTTCTACATACATCCGGATGATAGTTTCATCTTCTGGTGTAAGCCTTTCCAGATTTACCATCTCTTTATTAACCTTACTTTCAAAATCTCCGGCCTTATCCCAAACATAGGCTACACCACCACTCATTCCTGCTGCAAAGTTACGTCCAGTACTACCTAGGATAATTGCAACACCACCTGTCATATATTCACAGCCATGATCTCCAACACCTTCTACTATTGCTTTCACACCTGAGTTACGTACACAGAAGCGTTCACCAGCCATCCCTTTAATATAGGCTTCACCAGCTGTAGCTCCGTAAAATGCTACGTTTCCGATGATACTGTTTTCAGATGGAACAAAGGTTGCTTTACGATCAGGGTAGATAACAAGTCTTGCTCCTGATAATCCTTTCCCCACATAGTCATTAGCATCTCCTTCCAGTTCCAGAGTCAGTCCTTTGGCTCCAAAAGCACCAAAACTTTGTCCGGCGTGGCCTGTAAACTTATAATGGATGGTTTCGTTTGGTAATCCTTCTCCCAGATATTTCTTAGAAATTTCATTGGAAAGCATAGTACCTACTGCACGATCTATGTTTTGAATTTCAAATTCGCCTTTTACTGAAACTTTGTCTTCTATGGCAACTTTAGCCTGACGAATCAGTTCAAGATCCAGAATGGCATCAATGCCATGATCTTGTTCTTCCTGTTTGTACAAACCTACTTCCAGACTTACAGGTGCTTTATGCAGGATTGCGGCGAAATCCAGGTTTTTGTGTTTCCAATGACTGATATTATCACGTGGCTCCAGACGATCTACCTGCCCTACCATTTCATTTACTGTACGGAAACCAAGCTCTGCCATGATCTCACGTAGTTCCATTGCCAGGAATGTAAACATATTCACTACATGCTCAGGCTTACCAGTAAATAAAGCGCGTAATTCTTCATTTTGGGTAGCTACACCAACCGGACATGTATTTAAGTGACACTTACGCATCATGATACATCCGGCAGTTACTAATGCTGCTGTGGCTACACCAAACTCTTCTGCTCCAAGCAATGCTGCAATAGCCAGATCTCGACCTGTACGAATTTGTCCGTCAGCCTGAACTACGATACGGCTTCTGAGTTTATTTTTTACCAGCGTCTGATGTGTTTCCGCTAATCCAAGCTCCCATGGCAAACCAGCATGACGGATAGAACTTAGTGGAGATGCTCCTGTTCCTCCATCGTGTCCTGCAATCAGTACCACATCTGCATGTGCTTTAGCAACACCCGCAGCGATAGTTCCGACACCTGCCTCAGATACCAGTTTAACACTGATACGGGCATCACGATTCGAATTCTTTAAATCAAAGATCAGCTGTGCCAAATCTTCAATTGAGTAAATATCATGGTGTGGTGGTGGTGAAATCAGACCTACACCCGGAGTAGAGTGACGTGTACGTCCTATCCACTCATCTACTTTGTGTCCTGGTAACTGGCCCCCTTCACCTGGTTTTGCGCCTTGAGCCATTTTGATCTGCAATTCTTGTGCATTGCTTAGATAATAGCTTGTTACGCCAAAACGGCCTGAGGCTACCTGTTTAATCGCAGAGTTTAGCCAATCTCCATCGGGCTGTTTATCAAAACGGCGTTCGTCTTCTCCTCCTTCACCACTATTGCTCTTTCCTCCAATCCGGTTCATCGCAATAGCTAGTGTTGTATGAGCTTCCCATGAAATAGATCCAAAAGACATTGCTCCTGTCGCAAATCGCTTAAAGATGCTTTCAATAGGTTCCACTTCTTCAATGGGAATAGACTTGCCAGGTTTGAACTTCAGCATACCACGCAAAGTCAGAGCCTTTTGTGTTTGATCATCAATTAATTTTGAATATTTTTTAAATAATTGATAGTCATTACGTTTTGAGGATTCCTGTAATAAATGGATCGTTTGTGGGTTGAAAATATGTTGTTCTCCACGTTGTTTCCATTGATACACACCACCTACTTCCAAGCGTTGTGTTGGTATTGGGTCTGTTGGGAATGCCAGTTGATGACGAATCAATACTTCACGTGCAATATCATCCAGTTTTAAGCCACCAATACGTGAAACGGTACGGGTGAAATAAGTATCTATTACTTCTTTATGAATACCAAGCGCTTCAAAAATCTGAGCTCCCTGATAAGATTGTAATGTAGATATACCCATTTTGGCAAAGATTTTCAGTAATTCTTTACCAACAGATTTGATATAGTTTTTATGTAAATAATCTTCTTCCAGTTCAGTTTCTAGTCTACCTTTGCGTTTCATATCAGAGATAGTCTCAAAAGCAAGATATGGGTTGATACCAGATGCTCCATACCCAATCAGCGTAGCAAAGTGATGTGTTTCCCATACATCTCCAGCTTCTACAATGATTCCGACATTATCACGAAGTCCTTTACGAATCAGGTGATGATGCACAGCTGCAGTTGCTAGTAAAGAAGGAATCTGAGCATGACTGCTATCAAAGCTACGATCTGATAATATAATAATAGCAAATCCGTCCACTACAGCATCTTCTGCATATCTGCATAATCTTTCCAACCCTCTTTCCAATGCATCTGGCTGACCATCTGCTTTGAAATAAGTATAGATAGTTTTAGTCTGGAATCCTTTATGATCTATATAACGAATCTTCTCCAGATCCTGATTGGTTAGTACAGGTTGAGGCAGTTCCAGTGTATGGCAATGTTCTGGTGTCTCTGTCAATAGATTTCTGGAAACACCTACAAACGAAATCAGGGACATAACCATTCTCTCCCGGATCGGATCAATAGGAGGATTAGTTACCTGAGCAAACAATTGTTTGAAATAACTGGACAAATGCTGGCTTTGATCAGATAAAACGGCCAGAGGTGTATCCAGACCCATAGAACCTAATGCTTCAAGCCCAGTCATAGCCATTGGACCAATAACAAACTTAAGATCTTCAGATGTATAGCCAGCAGCAATTTGTCTTTTTAAAAGCGTCTTCTCATCCAGTGGACGGAATTTTCCTCCTGGTTCAGGCACATCAGCCAGTTTAATCTTATTCTGTTTCAACCATTCTCCGTATGGTTTACGTGAAGAAATCTGATCTTTTACTTCTTCATCTGATAAGATACGGCCTTGTTCCATATCTACAATAAACATACGGCCTGGTTGAAGGCGTCCTTTCTTAATTACTTTAGATTCATCCACTTCCAGAACACCTGTTTCAGATGCCATGATAACCATATCATCGTTGGTCACACAGAAACGGGAAGGGCGAAGACCATTACGGTCTAATGTAGCTCCCACAATCTTTCCGTCTGTGAATGTAATAGAGGCAGGACCATCCCAGGGTTCCATTAATGATGCGTGGTACTCGTAGAATGCTTTACGTACAGGGTCCATTTGTTCATTGCCATCCCAAGCTTCAGGTATAAGCATCATCATTACATGAGGTAATGAGCGACCTGTTAATACCAACATCTCAATTACATTGTCCAGGTTGGCAGAATCTGAGAAAGTTGGATTACAGATAGGGCGCAACATATCCAGTTCTTCTTTTGTAAAGAACTCCGAGAAAAATTCAGTTTCTGCTGCTGTAAACCAGGTTACGTTACCACGAACGGTATTGATCTCACCATTATGGGCAATATAACGGAATGGCTGAGCCAGTTTCCAGGATGGAAATGTATTAGTTGAAAAACGAGAGTGAAGCACAGTAAGGGCAGACACTACGTTTTCATTATGCAGATCTGGAAAATAAGGACGAACCTGACCAGTTGTAAGCTGTCCTTTATATACTATAGTTTTATAGGAAAGGGACGCAAAGTAAAAATCACCTTTCAGTCCCTGAACAGATTCATTAATAACACGTGTAGAGTAGTTACGCAATACAAATAGTTTACGTTCAAACTCATCTGGATTTGTGATATGTGGAGGTCTTTTGATAAAGACTTGTTCCATCTGTGGTTCTACTGCTAATGCACTCTCTCCAATATCACCATTCATGGTTGGGACAACACGATAACCGATCAGCTCAAGCTTTAATTGTTTAATCTTTCTGTTTAGAATAGTGCGGCATTCTTCACGTAGTTTTTCATCCTTCGGGAAAAAGACCATTCCTACTCCATATTCTCCATAAGGAGGAAGTGCCAGGCCAAGTTTTGTACATTCATCCAGAAAGAATTCGTGTGGAACCTGAATCAGAATTCCTGCTCCATCACCTGTGTTGGCTTCACATCCACATGCACCCCTATGTTCCATACGGGTTAGCATTTTTATACCATCTTCTACAATCTGGTGAGATTTGCGACCCTTGATATTAGCAATAAAGCCAATACCGCAGGCATCATGTTCAAAACTAGGATGATAGAGCCCCTCCGGCTGAAGTTGTTCGTGCTGATCGTTCATCATGATTTGACTTATTAAAATACAATTCTTTGTTAAAAAAG
It encodes:
- a CDS encoding SDR family oxidoreductase — protein: MHDFSNQVAIVTGAGVGIGFEIARQLASNGAKVILNDIDEHLCIKASDAIQDTGGICKPCGGDSSQLETIERLVQIASKEFGQLNILIANAGITTFGDFLEYQPSSLKRLLEVNLFGTFFLTQKATTQMIAQGMGGRILLMSSVTAHQSHKNLAAYGMTKAGIEMLAKNLVVDLSPHQITINCIAPGATLTERTLEDKEYINTWSRITPMGRPGTVQDIAEAALFLTSSTAGQITGQCLVIDGGWSALSPSPYE
- a CDS encoding YdcF family protein — its product is MFFVLSKSLFYILMPITWIVGLFLYSFWTKVPRLKNRAIKIAFILLILFTNNLIVNEAIRAWEISVTPIADLAPHDVAVVLTGVTDTEREPQDRVYFAKGADRILHPLQLYKIGKIKYFLISGGSGQLVNRNKNESEAEELASILKLAGVPDSVVVLENKSRNTHENALFSAKVLEKRFPGKSYLLVTSAFHMRRAKGCFEKANVPVTVFTTDFYSSGRKWTPDYWLLPSESALGKWSTLWHEWIGYISYWGAGYL
- a CDS encoding glutamate synthase subunit beta; the encoded protein is MGKPTGFLEFTRELPEKRKKEERVKDYNEIEKTFSTELAEKQAARCMNCGVPFCHNGCPLGNIIPEFNDAVYAQDWALAYEILASTNNFPEFTGRICPAPCESSCVLGINKPPVTIEAIERYIIETAFEKGYVQPNLPKFRTGKKVAVIGSGPAGLAAAAQLNKAGHLVTVFERADAVGGLLRYGIPDFKLDKKVIDRRVEVMEAEGITFKTNANVGVNVRTKALLEEFDAVVLSGGSTVARDLPIPGRNLKGIYPAMEFLSQQNKRVANRPVTVDHRGVNYENGELLATGKNVIVIGGGDTGSDCVGTSNRHGANSVTQIELMPMPPKERAESTPWPHWPMMLRTSTSHEEGCNRHWAIQTKEFVGDENGNLKAIKLVDLEWKVENGRSIFVEVAGSEREIPCELALLAMGFLHPQQEGMLNELGVEYDERGNVKAQNYQTNNAKVFAAGDMRRGQSLVVWAISEGREAARAVDEYLMGHSELEAKAVSMLNAQKFDFA
- a CDS encoding DUF4349 domain-containing protein; this encodes MKQSLYFAYLTIFLSVGFTACSSKKERDDSYVSESAAMTDTVAVAANASPQPEGNANFTLDSKNNLEKTGRKFIRTADVKCKVKNVRSATNQIEDLTAKFDGFITNSNLQSSVDRTESVPVSSDSTLEVKTYTVTNDITLRIPNAKLDSLMRSLNSLVDFLDYRIVKAEDAGFDLLSNQLQQKRLESYENRMTQNIDKRGKKLGESTTAEEDLLDRQNRLDQSRVHTLGLEDQIAYSTVHLQIYQRETVFREIIVNPNNIESYKPGLFVRLKESLVDGWYIFEEIVIFFSRLWFLFVIGGIAWILYRRYGKKSRATIAALEKS
- the gltB gene encoding glutamate synthase large subunit; translation: MNDQHEQLQPEGLYHPSFEHDACGIGFIANIKGRKSHQIVEDGIKMLTRMEHRGACGCEANTGDGAGILIQVPHEFFLDECTKLGLALPPYGEYGVGMVFFPKDEKLREECRTILNRKIKQLKLELIGYRVVPTMNGDIGESALAVEPQMEQVFIKRPPHITNPDEFERKLFVLRNYSTRVINESVQGLKGDFYFASLSYKTIVYKGQLTTGQVRPYFPDLHNENVVSALTVLHSRFSTNTFPSWKLAQPFRYIAHNGEINTVRGNVTWFTAAETEFFSEFFTKEELDMLRPICNPTFSDSANLDNVIEMLVLTGRSLPHVMMMLIPEAWDGNEQMDPVRKAFYEYHASLMEPWDGPASITFTDGKIVGATLDRNGLRPSRFCVTNDDMVIMASETGVLEVDESKVIKKGRLQPGRMFIVDMEQGRILSDEEVKDQISSRKPYGEWLKQNKIKLADVPEPGGKFRPLDEKTLLKRQIAAGYTSEDLKFVIGPMAMTGLEALGSMGLDTPLAVLSDQSQHLSSYFKQLFAQVTNPPIDPIRERMVMSLISFVGVSRNLLTETPEHCHTLELPQPVLTNQDLEKIRYIDHKGFQTKTIYTYFKADGQPDALERGLERLCRYAEDAVVDGFAIIILSDRSFDSSHAQIPSLLATAAVHHHLIRKGLRDNVGIIVEAGDVWETHHFATLIGYGASGINPYLAFETISDMKRKGRLETELEEDYLHKNYIKSVGKELLKIFAKMGISTLQSYQGAQIFEALGIHKEVIDTYFTRTVSRIGGLKLDDIAREVLIRHQLAFPTDPIPTQRLEVGGVYQWKQRGEQHIFNPQTIHLLQESSKRNDYQLFKKYSKLIDDQTQKALTLRGMLKFKPGKSIPIEEVEPIESIFKRFATGAMSFGSISWEAHTTLAIAMNRIGGKSNSGEGGEDERRFDKQPDGDWLNSAIKQVASGRFGVTSYYLSNAQELQIKMAQGAKPGEGGQLPGHKVDEWIGRTRHSTPGVGLISPPPHHDIYSIEDLAQLIFDLKNSNRDARISVKLVSEAGVGTIAAGVAKAHADVVLIAGHDGGTGASPLSSIRHAGLPWELGLAETHQTLVKNKLRSRIVVQADGQIRTGRDLAIAALLGAEEFGVATAALVTAGCIMMRKCHLNTCPVGVATQNEELRALFTGKPEHVVNMFTFLAMELREIMAELGFRTVNEMVGQVDRLEPRDNISHWKHKNLDFAAILHKAPVSLEVGLYKQEEQDHGIDAILDLELIRQAKVAIEDKVSVKGEFEIQNIDRAVGTMLSNEISKKYLGEGLPNETIHYKFTGHAGQSFGAFGAKGLTLELEGDANDYVGKGLSGARLVIYPDRKATFVPSENSIIGNVAFYGATAGEAYIKGMAGERFCVRNSGVKAIVEGVGDHGCEYMTGGVAIILGSTGRNFAAGMSGGVAYVWDKAGDFESKVNKEMVNLERLTPEDETIIRMYVENHATFTKSEVAKDVLTSWNDVIKQFVKVMPADFKKALEKKNISLSEQIQNKEIVYGNFLAKV
- a CDS encoding WecB/TagA/CpsF family glycosyltransferase; translation: MTTSVTVSANRKRIISLDVSQLSYDETTREILDLGSSHTPSYVCYANVHMTIEGHWSPAFAEIVNNANIVAPDGVPLAKAFKSLYGVSQERVAGMDMLPSLIADCEKEGLSIYFFGTTNETLDAMRKRIEKDHPNLRIAGMFSPPFGSLNAANNEKYAQMINDSGANLVMVALGCPKQETWMSQNYKKINAVLLGVGGAFDVYAGVRKRAPFWMQKLALEWLYRLAQEPKRMFKRYFVTNSTYIWLLSKQIMAKK